The Solanum lycopersicum chromosome 2, SLM_r2.1 DNA window TGTCTGTAGCAGTTGAAGGCATAGGCAACTGATATGGCAGCACCAACAACAGCAAGAACTGCATACGTATCTTCACGCTCCCAGCTCTCGTACCAAGTAGGCATTGAGCACACCTTACGATAACGAGTCCCTTTGCCACTGCTACTTCGAGAAACTTGTCTCTTGAAGCTGCTCTTCTTTTCGGTTGTAAACTCAGCGTTCTCTTGGTTGAGATTGAAATTGTCTGCATCAACTGGTGGTTGAGTGGTCTGACAACATGAGACATTTCCATTTGCCTGGCAACAGCCCATACCCTCTAATTGGGATCCACATGTGCGAATACCAACATCATTTGAGTTTATGGTGCCTCTGTCCACATCTGTTCCACCATAAATGCTGAGCCTATGTTGTTGGGATGCTTTTTGTTCATCTTCAGATAGCCCCATCTGGCCCCTCCACAACCAATCAACAATCTCTCCTTTAGCAACATGCTGTTCAAGCAACTGTGGTACATCATCAGGTGTAACATAGCCATACCAGTGTCCGGAGACTTCCTTGTGAGTGTTTCTTCCATATATGATCATATTTCCAGCAAACTTGTGCCCCCCGATGTGTGAGCATGGACTAACAGATACTTTTCCTTGAAGACCATTTGATTCTATTTCCTCCAAAAGTCTACTAACTATAGCTGGTCCACAAACACCACATCGACGATCTCTTGAACCATGACAACACACAAATATGTACCATCCAGTCAGAGCTTCAGGATATCCAGGCAACCATTCACCATCCTTCACAAGCACCTCCTCAACAAATGTGTCAACATCAAAATGAGTCAATCTCCTCTATCTGATCATGTCCGGAAAGATCAACACATCCCCATTCGATGTCTCAGTTCCATCATGCCCTTCACATATTGTCAACCGAGTCTGTTTCTTAACATCATTCTTCCGAGCGGTAAGAGCAGCAGCAAGAAGCCTAGGCAATCGATCAAACTCAGCAGCCTCAATACGAGGAGGCCAAACTTGAGGATTCTTATAGCAAAGGAACACGTGGCATTCATAGAAATCAACAGTACCAACAAGCTGCGTCTGGCGAAAATCAGGACGGGAGAAACCAAACTCAGCATCAGCAGCGGCGGCGGCGCCGCCATCAGCACCGGAGAGAAAACCCTCGTTCTGGAAGCTTCCAGAAGCGCTACCGATCTGAGAAGAATCTAGAAGGAAGCTGTCGGCATCGGAAACACTAACAGGAGAAGAAGTGTTAGGGTTTATGAAATCGTCTCTATTCGCCATTAACGGTGAGTTTGAAGCTTTTTGACTCATAAGTTCTCAGTACAAAATGGAgatggggtttagggtttagggtttagggtttagggtttagggtttagggtttagggtttagggtttagggtttagggtttagggtttagggtttagggtttgggtttagggtttagggtttagggttttgggttttgggttagggtttagggtttagggtttagggtttagggttttgggtttagggtttagggtttagggtttagggtttagggtttagggtttagggtttagggtttagggtttagggtttttttttattgaattgaccCTTGTAGTGGGTCAGGGGCTTagcaacacccccaggccttaacATATATCAAAAACAAAGTATTACAAGAAGGGGGGCATTTACCTTACCTTCTACTATTTGGTAGGAATGTAATTGACTCATCTACTAAGATAGTCAATTCATCCTTATACAATAAGATgcaaaattagaaaaagaaaactagAGAGGACTCCTCTCTTAATACATTTTCTAAAAGCATAAATGAGGGAGACTCTCCCCTTACATGGATAATGAAAATAGTAAACCTATTCTATCAACTATTCTATTATGAAACAGTCAATGGATAAGTTTAATGACATTTGTATTCCTATAAAATTGTAATAAGAGAATTTTTAAGGAGGATGTTTTATTCTCTTGATTTTCCTTCTTCTAAAGTTTTGGATACCCATCTTTTCCAATATATAGCTTCCACGAATTGCTCCCTTGAGTTGTCTTGTGGCATAAAAGTGTTGAAGAGTTTCCAGATTGTGGCTCCACTTTGACAGCATGTCTGCAGTACCATTGGCTTCTCGATATACATGCCTGCACTCAAAGTGATCCAGTTTTCTACCTATGTCTTGAATTTGTTGTAATGTGTGTTGATATCTCCATggaattgatattgtattgcTTATCCATTTACACAGAATTTCAGAATCTACCTCTAATATAATGTTTCTATAACCATGTTGTTCACACCAATGCAATCCATATCTTGCAGCCTCAATCTCTGCAATGTTATTAGTGCCTAATCCAAATGGTATTGAAAATGCATAATGTAAATTACCTTTGTGATCCCTTAATATGCCTCCTCCTCCAATCTTTCCAGAATTTGGGAGTGCACTTCCATCAGTATTAAGTTTGTAGATACCTTCTTGTGGTTTGTTCCAGCTAACCATTATCACACTTAGTTGTTGTTGACATTGTTCAACAAGATTGATTAAACTGTACCAGCTATGTTGCCATGGAATATTTGGATGAGATACTTGAATGGTCTGCATAACATCTTTAAAAATGCCATATTGAACTCTATGGATACTTGATTTCTTATCACCATATTTCACAGCACACCTATTTTTCCACAAATGCCAACAAATAATATTAGGTAAAACAGaaataactaatttatataCCTGATTTAGAGAGGGTAGATTCTTCCAATATAATAACAAGCTTCTCAAATCATTAGTTGTTTGTATTGCTCCAATTGTATCAGTATAGTATTTCCATATATATTTAGCAAAGTTGCCAGTGATCAATATATGTTGAATATCATCAGTGCCCTTTTTATAACAGCAATAACACTCTACAGCAACTTTCCCAAACTTTTGAATTGTTTCATTTGTTGGAAGTTTACCTCTCAAGgctctccaaataaagaaggCTATTTTAAAAGGTATTTGTTTATGCCACACACTGTTATTAATGATATCTTTAGGCTTCTTCTTTCTAATGATCTCCCAAGCTGAAGCAATAGTGAATTGGCCATTATCTGTAGGAGTCCAAATAGCCTGATCATCTATGTCTATTTTATACTTGAAATTAGTTTGTAATACCTGAGGTACCAATATTGGTGGAACATGTTACCTAATTTGTCTTTCATTCCACATACCATTAATAAGAAAATCAGCAACAGTTTTGTTATTAAGGCTGGAAATATTAATACAAAGATTAGCTAGGCTATCATTTCCTAAccaattatcccaccaaaagCTACAAGAACCAGACTTAATATTCCATCTAATATAAGATTCCACAGCCTGTCTATTTCTAGTGAAATATCTCCAAACCAAAGAGTCTCTAgtatcatactttttagacaCAGGATTGGCTCTTTTGCAGTATTTAGCTTTAAGGAATTTGCTCCATAAGGAATTTTTAGTCCTAAACTCCCACCAATGTTTATATTGGAAAGCTGTGCATATATCATGAAGACTTCTTACACCAATACCACCTTCACTAGTTGGATAAGCTAGAGTTTCCCAAGATGCCCAATGGTATTTTTTGCCATCTTTATCATTACCCCAAAAGAAATCAGCAATCACTTTATGAATGTGTTTGAGAATAGTTTTAGGAGGAGATACAGCAGCTAAAATATGTATTGGAATAGACTGCAATACATGTTTCACTAAAATAACTTTGCctccaaaatttagaattttagttTGCCATCCAGCTATTTTCTTTATAATCTTTTCCACAATATTAGAGAAATATATAATCTTTTGACACCCAATGTATAAAGGACAACCAAGATAAGTAATAGGGTTGTGCTGTATACAAAAACcagtttcattttttatattatctatAATATCTTGATTAGTTTTATCAGTAACCATAAAGAaactcttatctttatttaCCCTTTGATTAGAAGTCAATTCATATTTCCTAATAGTATTCATTATACTCTGTAAAGAAAGTCTATCAGTAGATGTAAAAATGATAATATCATCAGCAAAAGACAGATGATTAATCTGAGGCCCTTTGCTATCCATCTGGAAACCAATATAATCATGATTATTATAGAGAGAATTAAGTTGTCTAGAAAAAGCCTCAGCACCTAAGATAAATAGTGCTGGGGATAAAGGGTCACCTTGCTTTAAACCTCTAGTAGAATGAAAGAATCCATGTCTTTTACCATTAATCACCACTGAATACCAATTGTTGCTCATAATTCTCCAGATTCTGTCAATAAACACTTCTCCAAAACCCATTTTTCTTAGCACTAAACAGGTATAAGTCCAAGAGACCCTGTCATAAGCTTTGATCATATCAAGCTTAATAACCACATTCTTTCCTTCCTTAGGTAGCTTTATACCATGAATAACTTCCTGAGCTAGCATAATATTTTCAGAAATACTTCTTCCCTTCACAAATCCTGACTGATTTTCTGAAACAAGGAAGGGTAATATAGGAGTCAATCTAGTACTAATAATCTTAGAAATAATCTTATTAGTGAAATTACTAAGACTAATAGGCCTAAAGTCTTTAAGTTTGGAAGGGTGATCAATTTTAGGTAGAAGGATTAGGCATGAATGAGTCATATACTTAGGCATTTCATAACCATTAAAGAAGGCTTGCACTGCAGCTAGAAGGTCATCTTTAATTATATCAAAACAACATTGGTAAAATTTTCCACCAATGCCATCAGGTCCAGGTGCAGAATGAGGATTCATATTCATCACCACCTTCCTCAATTCTTCCTCATTAGGTATTCTCTCCAAAACAGAATTCTGTTCTTTGGTAACTAACCTAGGAATACAATGAAGATGTTCCTCATTAATTTTATCAGCACTtccattgaaaatatttttataataatcacAGGTTTCTCTAGCTATATGATCCTCTCCTTGGATCCATCCACCCTTCTCATCCATAATTTTGTGGATAAACATTCTCTTCCTTTTACCTCTAATAACAGCATGGAAGTATTTAGAATTAGCATCACCTTCTTTTAACCAGTGTAACTGAGTTTTTTGTTGAAGAATGGCATGttctaatttcaaatatttaatatactGAGCATTactagcatacaacttctctctGTTTTCCTGACTATTATTCATGATATAGTTATCTTCAGCCTCTTTAACCCCTTTTTCATATTGTTTtaccttttcaaaaatatcTCCATATTCCTTTTTTGACCATTCTCTCAAAGTGTTAGTTAATCTTTTCATCTTTGTATGTAAAATCCACATAGGGTTACCAACAGCAGTCTTTTTCCAACACTTTTCAACAGTATGTAAAAAAGTGTCATTCTCAGTCAACAATTGAGAAACTTAAAGTATTTAATCACAGTCTCTTTGGTCTCAATTACTTCCATCAATAAGGGGCAATGATCAGATCCCACAGAAGGCAAATGAGTAATGTTGGTAGAGGGCATTTTATCAAGCCAGTTATCATTAACCACGCCTCTATCTAACCTCTTCCAAATCCTAGAACCATCTTTTCTATGACTACACCATGTGTATGGCTGACCACTATATCCCATATCTAACAGACCACAAGAAGCAATAACATCAATAAATTccaggcttttattaatattgtacTCTCTACCTCCCAGTTTTTCCTGAGTTGaagaaataacattaaaatctcCTAAAATACACCAAGGATACACTGTTGTAGACCATCTTAGCATACTATCCCAAAGAGGCTTCCTCAAAGAATCTttacattttgcaaaaacataagtcataagaAATTTTTCACTATAACTCTCATAACTAATTTCACAAGTAACCTGTTGTTGATCACTCTCTAAAATGTTACAAGTTACCTCAGTAGACCAGAATATCCAAATTTTGTTGTTAGGATTACAGTACCCTTTATTCATTAAAAGCTGTAATCTATAAAATTCCAGTTGAGATTGATTAGTAAAAGGCTCTAAGATTGCAATCATAGCAAGATTATGAATTTTTCTGAGATTAATAAGTCTTTCCAGAGCACCAAATGTATTAATGCTCCTAGCATTCCAACAGATCACCTTAATCATCAAAAACCTCTACTTCTAGCTCTAGTATTAGGTTTACTAATGCTagcatttttattttgttttaataattttctacctcttggAGAAAGACCCTGTTTACCAGTGACATCCCTAATCTCATCCATATTAGAGTTATCTAGCAAAGAGCCTTTTTGAATTTGATGACCAGTACTTATTTCTCCCCCTGGTTCAATGCCTTCCACTAAGGATTGAGTATCATCATACTCATCCTCTGAGTCAGGTTCCTTATATTCATCAAGGATCTCACCTTGAGGATTATTAGGATCATTGACAGGATTAGATATATTAGTAGTACCAGTCTTATTACTAATCTGTAAGGAATTATGAGGATTAGTTTTATCAGGGGGAATTTTATCTTGTATGGAATGCTGATCACTTAGTTTACCTTTGCCTTTATCTAACCTAGATAGATTAGATTTTAGTGTCTCCTGACCAATCCCATCCTCACCTCCATCAGCTACACCAACATTAACAACACTTGTAGGAACATTAAGGGGTGCAGGGGAAAGAGTTATAGAATCAATACCTGTTCTAGTGATTTTCACTTGTTGATCACCAGTTTGTTTATTCTTTTGATTCTTTTGTTTATTGCCTTCAGTAATAGAAGTAGACTGATGTCTATTTTCTAGATCATTATGTGCCTCCATTTCTCTGTCTGCAGTATTAAATTCCTGTACCTCCAAATCAATATAAGTGTTTTTAGTAGGAAGAGGGACCATACCTGTCTGAGTTTGTACCTGTTGAGTTACAACTCTATTGACATTGAATCTAACTTGCTGAGATTGATTCCTTCTCTTTTGTATCTGCCATTCCTCTTGTATTGGCTGTTGTTGATTGTCTTGAATTTGATAACTTTGTTGGATATGGTCCAGCTCCCTTAAATCAGTTTCTACACCCTTATGACTCTGTACATCTTCATGAATATGATAAACAGTGTCCTGCttgtctttgtttttgtttaaatcttttttctttttgttttcaacatcccttttttttataatacaaaCAGATTCATTGTGACCTTGATTCTTACAATAGAAACAGTAATCAGGGATATTGTCATACTCAATTTTTTGCCATCTTCCATCTGTAATGTCCTCACCAATATATCCCATCCATATATGGGAGGGTCTGTCCCTAGTTAAGTCTACTTGAACCTTCACTCTAGCCTGGCTACCTCTTGTTTTGTTAATAGAAGCTGAGTCTAAATACAATACTCTACCAATAGGGGATAAAAGACTAGTAATAAACTCCTTGTTATAGCAGTGCCAAGGTAATTCAGGTAGGGATATCCAAATGGGGACTAAGGGAGTCTCTTCATCAGGCTTGAAACTTGGAGTCCAAGCCTGGATTCTCATTATTTGACCAGCAATAGTCATTCTCTGTTTTGTCCACACCATATTATAATCCAATTCATTATCCAAATCTATATAGACATGTCTAGAGTTAAAGTGAGCAATTTTAACCCCCCCCCAGATAGTTGAGTTTGAAGGATAAAATTCTTTCTAATAAGCTCTAATTTAGGCATTGTATAGATGAATTTTCCAATCAATGTAAACTTACAGGTTGAAGCCAATTCTTTAACAATTTCATCCTTAACATAAAGGACAGCTGGTAAACCTTGCTTGGTGGTATCTCAGGCTCACTCAAAGTAATACTCACACCCTTTTTGGATTGATTAAATCGAAGTCTATCTGCATAGGTTTGAACTACAGTGTATGGGGCTGGTTCTTGTGCTTGATCTTTCATGACTGATTTATCATTATTTGCTACTGAATAATCATTCTTACCTGCTACATTTCTGTTGATATTTCGATCAAAATTGGTAGAGATTTTAGGAAAATTCAACTGATAATTCTGAGTTCCAACTGGTTCCACATTCAATCTAACATTTTCTATCACATTCCTATCAGAATTGGAAGTAATGATAGTAGTATTACCTTGATTGTTCCCCTGTTTCTTGTTTAATTCAGTTGAATGCCCAACTCCTTGATTATTCTGAATAGGGTTAACATCAATTGTTCTCGAACCAAGATTTCTTGGGTTAGTATTTGCaatttgttgatgttgttgatgtACATCCCTGTCTTTGTTCAAATTATCCATGCGATTTTGAGAATGGATGGAAGGGTTATACTGTTGATTACCTTCAAGATGACTTTGACGAATCTGTGATTCCACCATCCCCATTCCTTGTCGAGAATCAATGTATCCACCTCCCCTGTCCTCCCCTCTTTGTTGAATATTTGGATTTAGACCTAGAGAAGATTCCACCATTATAGCTTGTGGATTTTGACCATCGCGATTTCGCCCTTGCGATACGATCTTCTCAATTTCTTGTTGCGCATCATCTTTTGTTCCATCAATCTGTTGAGAAAGTAAGTCGCGACCTAAAGATGATTCCCCAATACGAGTTTCTTGTCTAGAATCAACGTTTCGTTCTCCCTCTCCGTCCAAACCTTGTTGAATCTGGGTATCAATACTTCGAGATTCCCCTTGAGATATTTCCCCAGAAATCAATTGTTGTCGAGAAACTTCCAATCGATTAATCTCAGATCTCGATTTCGCTAACTCCAACTTTTGCAATTTCGCCGCCTCTATCGCATGCAATTTCGCCGCTTCCATCACTCGCGATTTCGCTTCCTCTATCGCCAACAACTTGACCATTTCCAGATT harbors:
- the LOC138341913 gene encoding uncharacterized protein, which encodes MIIYGRNTHKEVSGHWYGYVTPDDVPQLLEQHVAKGEIVDWLWRGQMGLSEDEQKASQQHRLSIYGGTDVDRGTINSNDVGIRTCGSQLEGMGCCQANGNVSCCQTTQPPVDADNFNLNQENAEFTTEKKSSFKRQVSRSSSGKGTRYRKVCSMPTWYESWEREDTYAVLAVVGAAISVAYAFNCYRQLK
- the LOC138342210 gene encoding uncharacterized protein; its protein translation is MVWTKQRMTIAGQIMRIQAWTPSFKPDEETPLVPIWISLPELPWHCYNKEFITSLLSPIGRVLYLDSASINKTRGSQARVKVQVDLTRDRPSHIWMGYIGEDITDGRWQKIEYDNIPDYCFYCKNQGHNESVCIIKKRDVENKKKKDLNKNKDKQDTVYHIHEDVQSHKGVETDLRELDHIQQSYQIQDNQQQPIQEEWQIQKRRNQSQQVRFNVNRVVTQQVQTQTGMVPLPTKNTYIDLEVQEFNTADREMEAHNDLENRHQSTSITEGNKQKNQKNKQTGDQQVKITRTGIDSITLSPAPLNVPTSVVNVGVADGGEDGIGQETLKSNLSRLDKGKGKLSDQHSIQDKIPPDKTNPHNSLQISNKTGTTNISNPVNDPNNPQGEILDEYKEPDSEDEYDDTQSLVEGIEPGGEISTGHQIQKGSLLDNSNMDEIRDVTGKQGLSPRDMGYSGQPYTWCSHRKDGSRIWKRLDRGVVNDNWLDKMPSTNITHLPSVGSDHCPLLMECWKKTAVGNPMWILHTKMKRLTNTLREWSKKEYGDIFEKVKQYEKGVKEAEDNYIMNNSQENREKLYASNAQYIKYLKLEHAILQQKTQLHWLKEGDANSKYFHAVIRGKRKRMFIHKIMDEKGGWIQGEDHIARETCDYYKNIFNGSADKINEEHLHCIPRLVTKEQNSVLERIPNEEELRKVVMNMNPHSAPGPDGIGGKFYQCCFDIIKDDLLAAVQAFFNGYEMPKYMTHSCLILLPKIDHPSKLKDFRPISLSNFTNKIISKIISTRLTPILPFLVSENQSGFVKGRSISENIMLAQEVIHGIKLPKEGKNVVIKLDMIKAYDRVSWTYTCLVLRKMGFGEVFIDRIWRIMSNNWYSVVINGKRHGFFHSTRGLKQGDPLSPALFILGAEAFSRQLNSLYNNHDYIGFQMDSKGPQINHLSFADDIIIFTSTDRLSLQSIMNTIRKYELTSNQRVNKDKSFFMVTDKTNQDIIDNIKNETGFCIQHNPITYLGCPLYIGCQKIIYFSNIVEKIIKKIAGWQTKILNFGGKVILVKHVLQSIPIHILAAVSPPKTILKHIHKVIADFFWGNDKDGKKYHWASWETLAYPTSEGGIGVRSLHDICTAFQYKHWWEFRTKNSLWSKFLKAKYCKRANPVSKKYDTRDSLVWRYFTRNRQAVESYIRWNIKSGSCSFWWDNWLGNDSLANLCINISSLNNKTVADFLINDNGQFTIASAWEIIRKKKPKDIINNSVWHKQIPFKIAFFIWRALRGKLPTNETIQKFGKVAVECYCCYKKGTDDIQHILITGNFAKYIWKYYTDTIGAIQTTNDLRSLCAVKYGDKKSSIHRVQYGIFKDVMQTIQVSHPNIPWQHSWYSLINLVEQCQQQLSVIMVSWNKPQEGIYKLNTDGSALPNSGKIGGGGILRDHKGNLHYAFSIPFGLGTNNIAEIEAARYGLHWCEQHGYRNIILEVDSEILCKWISNTISIPWRYQHTLQQIQDIGRKLDHFECRHVYREANGTADMLSKWSHNLETLQHFYATRQLKGAIRGSYILEKMGIQNFRRRKIKRIKHPP
- the LOC138341914 gene encoding uncharacterized protein, whose translation is MSQKASNSPLMANRDDFINPNTSSPVSVSDADSFLLDSSQIGSASGSFQNEGFLSGADGGAAAAADAEFGFSRPDFRQTQLVGTVDFYECHVFLCYKNPQVWPPRIEAAEFDRLPRLLAAALTARKNDVKKQTRLTICEGHDGTETSNGDVLIFPDMIR